Proteins encoded within one genomic window of Carassius carassius chromosome 22, fCarCar2.1, whole genome shotgun sequence:
- the LOC132099028 gene encoding guanylyl cyclase-activating protein 1-like, giving the protein MGNSTSSTVDDLQAIELHLWYKKFMTECPSGQLTLHEFKQFFGLRGLDSEANAYIEQMFRTFDMNKDGYIDFIEYVAALSLVMRGKMEHKLRWYFRLYDVDGNGCIDRHELLNIIKAIRAINGSESQESSAEEFTNRVFDRIDINGDGELSLEEFVAGARTDEEFMEVMMKSLDLSHIVAMIHNRRHSV; this is encoded by the exons ATGGGGAATTCAACTAGTAGCACCGTGGACGACCTGCAGGCCATTGAACTGCATCTGTGGTATAAGAAGTTCATGACTGAGTGTCCATCTGGTCAGCTCACATTGCATGAGTTCAAACAATTCTTCGGGCTCAGAGGTCTAGATTCAGAGGCCAATGCCTACATCGAGCAGATGTTCCGCACATTTGACATGAACAAG GACGGTTATATAGACTTCATAGAGTATGTGGCTGCTCTCAGTCTTGTAATGAGAGGCAAGATGGAGCACAAACTGCGCTGGTATTTCAGACTTTATGATGTTGATGGCAACGGCTGCATTGACCGACACGAGCTCCTGAATATCATAAAG gccaTCCGTGCCATCAATGGAAGTGAATCACAGGAATCAAGTGCTGAGGAGTTTACAAACAGAGTGTTTGATAGGATCGACATCAATGGAGATG GGGAGCTGTCACTGGAGGAGTTTGTGGCAGGGGCACGTACTGATGAAGAATTCATGGAGGTGATGATGAAGAGTTTAGACCTTTCGCACATTGTGGCCATGATCCATAACCGGAGACACAGCGTCTAA